The Clostridium sp. DL-VIII DNA window TTAATTACTGGGAAAATTTTTATAAGGAGGATATTTATGAATAGTCAGAAACGGTTGGGAGAAATGAAAATAGGAAAGTTAATACTTGAATTTTCGATTCCAGCAATAATAGGTATGCTGGTTAATACTTTATACAATATAATAGATAGAATATTTATTGGACATATAGAAGGAATAGGAAATATAGCTATGGCAGGGGTAGGAATAACAATGCCTCTCATGACTATAATTTTAGCGTTTGGAATGTTAATTGGCATTGGGACAGCAACGAAGATATCAATAAAGCTCGGAGAGCATGATAAAGAAGGTGCAGAAAAGTTATTGGGGAATGCATTTACGTTAATAATAATAATAAGTATTTTCTTAACTATATTTGGACTTGCATTTTCAAATCCACTCTTAAAAATATTTGGTGCTAGTGAAAATATTATAGGTTATGGAGAAGAATTTATCCAAGTAATTTTTAGTGGATGTATTTTTAACATGATTAGTTTTGGCCTTAACCATTCAATCAGAAGTGATGGAAGTCCTAGAATTGCTATGGCATCTATGCTTATGAGTGCAATTATTAATATTATTTTAGATCCTATATTTATATTTGGTTTTAACCTTGGAGTTAGAGGAGGAGCACTCGGAACTGTAGTTGCACAAACAGTAAGCAGTACTTGGATATTATATTACTTTACTAAAGGAGCCGGCGTGTTAAAAATTAGAAAAGAAAATTTAAAGCTTAGTAAAAAAGCTGTGTTGAGTATAATTGCTATAGGAATAAGTCCATTTAGCATGCAGCTTGCACAAAGTGCAGTACAAATAGTTTGTAATAGCTCTTTGCAGAAATATGGTGGAGATATAGCAGTTAGTGCAATGACAATAATAGGAAGCGTGGCTATGGTATTTTTAATGCCTATTTTTGGATTAAATCAAGGATTGCAGACTATAATTGGTTATAATTTTGGAGCGAAGAAATATGATAGAGTTAAGCAGGCTGTAAAGT harbors:
- a CDS encoding MATE family efflux transporter, encoding MNSQKRLGEMKIGKLILEFSIPAIIGMLVNTLYNIIDRIFIGHIEGIGNIAMAGVGITMPLMTIILAFGMLIGIGTATKISIKLGEHDKEGAEKLLGNAFTLIIIISIFLTIFGLAFSNPLLKIFGASENIIGYGEEFIQVIFSGCIFNMISFGLNHSIRSDGSPRIAMASMLMSAIINIILDPIFIFGFNLGVRGGALGTVVAQTVSSTWILYYFTKGAGVLKIRKENLKLSKKAVLSIIAIGISPFSMQLAQSAVQIVCNSSLQKYGGDIAVSAMTIIGSVAMVFLMPIFGLNQGLQTIIGYNFGAKKYDRVKQAVKYGIITATVIVAVGFIIIEGASEILVKAFNGDSSLIQVTSHGMRIFLIMLPFIGGQIVITNYFQSIGRVKISMILSLLRQVIILIPCLLIIPIFFGLNGVWIAGAASDFLSVTITFIVFIKKSKELSEDKKVKEAVLEN